Part of the Bacillota bacterium genome, ATTTATTCTCTTGCCGAATCTCTTGCAATTGCAGTTATTGATGCCGATGTAGCTCTTGTTGGGGTAGCAAACATAAAATATAAAATTCCTGTTTATGCAGGAAGTAAGCTGATAGCTAAAGCTGAAGTCCGCCAGGTAAGAGGTAATAATTATATTGTATGGGTAAAAATAATGCAGAAACAGGCGGAGGTATTTAGAGGAAAATTTATACTGGTATCCCTTGAAAAAATATAGTTTGATTATTAAAATGATTATATTAATAAATATTCTGTTAAAAGGGAATATTTAAATTTTACAGGATTATATATTTGTTAGGGAGTGAATGTTTTGATTATACTTGTTGATGCAATGGGTGGCGACAATGCGCCTGATGATATTGTAGAAGGTTGTATAAAAGCTATAAAAGAGGAAAATGGCTTTAAAGTCTTACTTATAGGGGATAGCAGCAAGATTGGAAAAATTTTGGAAAAAAGTAAATTTAATAGCTCCAGGATTGATATTGTTCATGCCAGTGAGGTTATTACAAATGAAGATGTACCAACAAAAGCAATTAAACTTAAGAAAGATTCTTCAATGGTTGCGGGGTTAAGTCTTCTTAAGGAGAATAAAGCCGATGTATTCATTTCTGCAGGAAATACGGGTGCTTTGATGACCGGCGCAACCCTTATACTGGGACGTTTAGAGGGTATAGACAGGCCGGCCCTGGCCCCGGTAATTCCTACAAAAAAAGGTGGAGCACTGCTGATAGATGCAGGGTTTAATACGGTGTGCAAACCGGTAAACTATCTCCAGTTTGGTATCATAGGTACAATCTATATGCGTGAAATTTTCAATATTAAAAATCCTACAGTAGGTTTAATAAATGTAGGTTCAGAAGAGAGAAAAGGAAACGAAACGATAAAACAGGCATTTAACATGCTTTCAAATTCAAATCTTAATTTTGTCGGAAACATTGAAGGACGGGAAATACCTGAAGGTAAAATTAATGTTGCAGTGTGTGATGGTTTTGTAGGAAATGTGTTGTTAAAGTTCCTGGAAGGCGTAGGATCATTTATTTTTGACGGTTTAAGAGACGTTTATTCTAAGAATATAATTTCGAAACTTGCATCTATTCTTGTAAAAGGAGAACTAAGAAAATTTAAAAAACGTTTAGATTATGAAGAATACGGAGGAGTGCCTGTCTTAGGGATAAATGGGACTGTCTTTAAATGCCATGGCAGTTCCAATGCAAAATCAATAAAAAATGCAGTAATACGGGCGTATAATTTTGCAAAAAGCTCTATTATGGAACAAATCAAAAGGGAAATTTGTTGTATGGAGGTAAGAAATGTCGGGACATGAATGGAAAGCAGCCGGAATCCTTGGAACGGGGAAAAGTATTCCTGAAAAAGTATTAACCAATTTTGATTTGGAAAAAATGGTTGATACTTCAGACGAATGGATAACCAAAAGGACAGGCATCTCTGAAAGACGTATTCTGGATAAGGATAAGCCTTTGCACCAACTGGGAATAGAAGCTTCAAAAGAGGCTCTGGAAGATTCAGGCATTAAACCTGAAGAACTGGATCTGATAATAGTAGCCACAGATACACCGGATTATTTATCCCCTTCCATGTCATGCCTTATTCAAAGGGGTATATCCGCTATTAATGCAGCAGCTTTTGATTTAAATGCTGCATGCACAGGTTTTGTTTATAGTTTGGCTGTTGCAGATCAGTTTATTCGTACAGGTTATTACAAATATATACTTATTGTATGTTGTGAAGGTCTATCTCGAGTGGTTGATTGGAAAGACAGAAGCACATGTGTCCTTTTCGGTGATGCATCGGGAGCAGTGGTTGTTGGCCCTACCGATAAGGGTTCTGGAATACTCAATACATACATAGGTGCCGATGGAAATCTCGGACATAATATCACAATTCCATGTTGTTATATAAGTGAGGAGGATGCTGCAAAAAGACCCAGGGAAAACAAGATGACAATCTGGATGGACGGCAGTGAGGTTTTCAAATTTGCTGTTAGAATTATGGCTCAAGCAACAGAAAAAGTTGTTGAAGATTCAGGACTTTCAATAAACGACATAAAATTGATTATTCCACATCAAGCTAATATAAGGATAATCGACGGAGCATTAAAACGTCTCGGAATAGCTGAAGACAAAATATATGCCAATGTCCATAAATATGGAAATACCTCTTCCGCCTCAATACCGGTCGCGTTAAATGAAGCAGTCAGGGAAGGCAGGATATCCAGAGGAGACAATATAGTTTTAGTAGGCTTCGGCGGAGGACTTACATGGGCATCTGCTCTGATAAAATG contains:
- a CDS encoding ketoacyl-ACP synthase III, whose translation is MSGHEWKAAGILGTGKSIPEKVLTNFDLEKMVDTSDEWITKRTGISERRILDKDKPLHQLGIEASKEALEDSGIKPEELDLIIVATDTPDYLSPSMSCLIQRGISAINAAAFDLNAACTGFVYSLAVADQFIRTGYYKYILIVCCEGLSRVVDWKDRSTCVLFGDASGAVVVGPTDKGSGILNTYIGADGNLGHNITIPCCYISEEDAAKRPRENKMTIWMDGSEVFKFAVRIMAQATEKVVEDSGLSINDIKLIIPHQANIRIIDGALKRLGIAEDKIYANVHKYGNTSSASIPVALNEAVREGRISRGDNIVLVGFGGGLTWASALIKWVK
- the plsX gene encoding phosphate acyltransferase PlsX; protein product: MIILVDAMGGDNAPDDIVEGCIKAIKEENGFKVLLIGDSSKIGKILEKSKFNSSRIDIVHASEVITNEDVPTKAIKLKKDSSMVAGLSLLKENKADVFISAGNTGALMTGATLILGRLEGIDRPALAPVIPTKKGGALLIDAGFNTVCKPVNYLQFGIIGTIYMREIFNIKNPTVGLINVGSEERKGNETIKQAFNMLSNSNLNFVGNIEGREIPEGKINVAVCDGFVGNVLLKFLEGVGSFIFDGLRDVYSKNIISKLASILVKGELRKFKKRLDYEEYGGVPVLGINGTVFKCHGSSNAKSIKNAVIRAYNFAKSSIMEQIKREICCMEVRNVGT